From one Rhizobium sp. CIAT894 genomic stretch:
- a CDS encoding nucleotidyltransferase family protein — protein MPKPRMELQAIISKSPLLRTVLDRWDRIALPDVRLVAGALAQTVWNHAFGFAHDHGINDIDIVYFDDNDLSESTEADHSARIRGLFRDLPVWIDVKNQARVHVWYKEKFGYSIAPYTSTQDAITTFPTTAAAVGIRPVGNELDLCAPYGLSDLLAPLVRANKKQITREVYEKKIARWSTLWPDLEIIAWDR, from the coding sequence ATGCCGAAGCCGCGGATGGAACTCCAGGCAATCATTTCAAAGAGTCCGCTTCTCCGGACGGTTCTCGATCGCTGGGACCGTATCGCCTTGCCCGATGTGCGCCTGGTCGCCGGCGCGCTCGCCCAGACCGTCTGGAACCATGCCTTCGGCTTTGCCCACGATCATGGCATCAACGATATCGATATTGTTTATTTCGATGACAATGATCTGTCGGAAAGCACCGAAGCGGACCACTCAGCCCGTATCCGGGGCTTGTTCCGCGACCTGCCTGTCTGGATAGATGTGAAGAACCAGGCCAGAGTTCATGTTTGGTACAAGGAAAAATTCGGCTATTCGATAGCGCCCTACACATCCACGCAGGATGCGATCACGACCTTCCCGACGACGGCTGCGGCCGTCGGCATTCGCCCCGTGGGCAATGAGCTGGATCTATGCGCGCCTTACGGATTGTCCGACCTGTTGGCGCCGCTCGTGCGCGCCAACAAGAAACAGATCACCCGGGAGGTTTACGAAAAGAAGATTGCGCGGTGGAGCACGCTGTGGCCGGATCTCGAGATCATCGCCTGGGATCGATAG
- a CDS encoding alpha/beta fold hydrolase yields MSSHERNSFFRQRRAVLAGLAGALVLPQMAAAFDVPDEPRLATHDYAKVRSHFRTKLLQKGPAPDKYESLTAPADADKIFYRSGYGELELAAWVSKYKRERTAKPAVLFLHGGNAMGIGHWQLMKPYMDAGYVVMMPSLRGENGQMGNFSGFYDEVDDVLAATERLAHLPGVDSGRLFIAGHSIGGTLTMLTAMSTHKFRAAAPISGNPNAFRFFSRYPQDIRFDDSNTHEFEVRSALCYAQSFKCPIRVVHGTEEAHFNDRADLLARRARAAGIHIETDTVAGNHTSALPAEIEQSIRFFHGVAA; encoded by the coding sequence ATGAGCTCGCATGAACGAAATTCCTTTTTCCGCCAACGCCGCGCCGTGCTGGCGGGTCTTGCCGGTGCATTGGTGCTGCCGCAAATGGCGGCGGCCTTCGATGTCCCGGACGAGCCGCGGCTTGCCACGCACGATTACGCCAAGGTCCGCAGCCACTTCCGCACGAAGCTGCTGCAGAAGGGCCCGGCGCCGGACAAATACGAATCGCTGACAGCGCCTGCCGATGCCGACAAGATCTTTTACCGCTCCGGTTACGGCGAGCTGGAGTTGGCCGCCTGGGTTTCCAAGTACAAGCGCGAGCGCACTGCCAAACCGGCCGTGCTCTTCCTGCACGGCGGCAACGCCATGGGCATCGGCCACTGGCAGTTGATGAAGCCCTATATGGATGCCGGCTACGTCGTGATGATGCCGTCGCTGCGCGGGGAGAACGGCCAGATGGGCAATTTCTCCGGCTTCTATGACGAGGTCGACGATGTGCTTGCGGCCACCGAGCGCCTGGCGCACCTGCCGGGCGTCGATTCCGGCCGGCTCTTCATCGCCGGCCACAGCATTGGCGGCACGCTGACCATGCTGACGGCGATGAGCACCCATAAATTCCGCGCCGCCGCGCCGATATCGGGCAATCCCAACGCCTTCCGCTTCTTCAGCCGCTATCCCCAGGATATCCGCTTCGACGACAGCAACACGCATGAATTCGAGGTGCGTTCGGCGCTGTGTTATGCCCAGAGCTTTAAGTGCCCGATCCGTGTCGTCCACGGCACCGAAGAGGCCCATTTCAACGATCGCGCCGATCTGCTTGCCCGCCGCGCCCGCGCCGCCGGCATCCACATCGAGACCGACACTGTCGCCGGCAATCACACCTCGGCGCTGCCGGCCGAGATCGAACAGAGCATCCGCTTCTTCCACGGGGTGGCGGCCTGA
- a CDS encoding MarR family transcriptional regulator produces MSNSVEIPFSTTLLVRDTCLCLHAQRAARALARLFDDALRPAGLTNGQFSLMMSLNRPEPPPMGPVASLLAMDQTTLTAALKPLQRKGWVSVMENPKDRRGRLLALTGEGKAVLARALPIWKETHAALDQKLPDGSSARLRQDLQAASGMTDETVKPAGPRSERAMGA; encoded by the coding sequence ATGTCAAATTCGGTTGAAATTCCTTTCTCTACAACACTGCTGGTGCGCGACACCTGCCTCTGCCTGCATGCGCAGCGAGCGGCGCGGGCACTCGCCCGCCTGTTCGACGACGCATTGCGGCCCGCGGGACTGACCAACGGCCAGTTTTCGCTGATGATGTCGCTGAACCGGCCGGAACCGCCGCCGATGGGGCCGGTTGCCTCCCTGCTCGCCATGGACCAGACGACCCTGACGGCGGCGCTGAAGCCGCTGCAGCGCAAAGGCTGGGTGAGCGTGATGGAAAATCCGAAGGACCGGCGCGGCCGGCTGCTTGCCCTCACTGGCGAAGGCAAGGCGGTGCTCGCAAGAGCGCTGCCGATCTGGAAAGAGACGCATGCGGCGCTCGACCAAAAGCTCCCGGATGGAAGTTCCGCGCGGCTGCGGCAGGATCTGCAGGCGGCGTCAGGGATGACGGACGAGACGGTGAAACCGGCCGGGCCGCGAAGCGAACGGGCGATGGGCGCTTAG
- a CDS encoding DUF1579 domain-containing protein: protein MMKTAEVLKEHSFLERLVGDWTVSAPEMSGGEPWKETVRSLHGIWFVAEGAGRMPDGKPASSILTLGYNAAKGKYVGSWIGSMMDYMWVYEGELDASGNVLDLYTTGPDFNGEGLADYREQIAFSDADHRTFISSARQPDGSWKQFMEAHYTRRI from the coding sequence ATGATGAAGACCGCAGAAGTGCTGAAGGAACATTCCTTCCTGGAAAGGCTGGTCGGTGACTGGACCGTCAGCGCACCCGAAATGTCCGGCGGCGAGCCCTGGAAGGAGACCGTCCGTTCGCTGCACGGCATCTGGTTCGTCGCCGAAGGCGCCGGCCGCATGCCGGATGGCAAGCCGGCGAGCAGCATCCTGACGCTCGGCTACAACGCTGCCAAAGGCAAATATGTCGGCAGCTGGATCGGCAGCATGATGGACTATATGTGGGTCTATGAGGGCGAGCTCGACGCATCCGGCAACGTCTTGGACCTCTATACCACAGGGCCGGACTTCAACGGCGAGGGGCTTGCCGATTACCGCGAGCAGATCGCTTTTTCCGACGCCGATCACCGCACCTTCATCTCCAGCGCCAGGCAGCCCGATGGTTCCTGGAAGCAATTCATGGAAGCGCACTACACCCGCAGGATCTGA
- a CDS encoding VOC family protein produces the protein MSETHGKFIWCELMTPDTAAAAKFYSSVVGWTTSEMKMEGMPSYTIFEANGIGVGGLMEFPAELEGTGIPPNWTGYVCVDDVDQSARDYAANGGSVRRPPEDIPTIGRFAVVADPHGAVLCIMTPAPMDKTWPELAPDASGNIGWHELYAGNGKDAVSFYSKLFGWTKDSEMDMGPMGVYYLFARNGRQIGGMMTKPENMPMPFWCYYFIVPTLDAAIERLTSGGGKVVHGPMEVPGGSWIVQAIDPQGAFFCLVAPKR, from the coding sequence ATGTCTGAGACGCATGGAAAGTTCATCTGGTGCGAATTGATGACCCCCGATACGGCGGCGGCCGCGAAATTCTACAGCTCGGTCGTCGGCTGGACGACCTCGGAAATGAAAATGGAGGGCATGCCGTCCTATACGATCTTCGAGGCGAACGGCATCGGCGTCGGCGGCCTGATGGAATTTCCGGCCGAACTCGAGGGAACCGGCATTCCACCGAACTGGACGGGTTATGTCTGCGTCGACGATGTCGACCAGTCGGCGAGGGACTACGCCGCCAATGGCGGTTCGGTCCGCCGCCCGCCGGAAGACATCCCGACCATCGGCCGCTTCGCCGTCGTCGCCGATCCGCATGGTGCGGTGCTCTGCATCATGACACCGGCGCCGATGGACAAAACCTGGCCGGAACTGGCCCCCGATGCTTCAGGCAATATCGGCTGGCACGAACTCTATGCCGGCAACGGCAAAGACGCCGTCTCCTTCTATTCCAAGCTGTTCGGCTGGACGAAGGACAGCGAAATGGACATGGGTCCGATGGGCGTCTACTACCTCTTCGCCCGCAATGGCCGGCAGATCGGCGGCATGATGACCAAGCCGGAAAACATGCCGATGCCGTTCTGGTGCTATTATTTCATCGTGCCGACCCTCGATGCCGCGATCGAACGCCTCACCTCGGGCGGCGGCAAGGTCGTCCACGGCCCGATGGAAGTCCCCGGCGGCAGCTGGATCGTCCAGGCCATCGACCCCCAGGGTGCCTTCTTCTGCCTGGTGGCGCCGAAGCGGTAG
- a CDS encoding cold-shock protein, whose translation MNSGVVKWFNGTKGFGFIQPDDGSTDVFVHISAVERAGMRELVEGQKIRYDLVRDKRSGKNSADNLQAA comes from the coding sequence ATGAATTCAGGCGTCGTCAAGTGGTTCAATGGCACCAAGGGTTTTGGCTTTATTCAGCCCGATGATGGTTCTACGGATGTTTTTGTCCACATTTCAGCGGTCGAACGCGCCGGCATGCGCGAACTCGTTGAAGGCCAGAAGATCCGCTACGATCTCGTCCGCGACAAGCGGTCGGGCAAGAATTCGGCCGACAACCTTCAGGCCGCATGA
- a CDS encoding organic hydroperoxide resistance protein, with amino-acid sequence MPILYTTKASATGGRAGRAVSENGVLDVTLTVPKELGGDGATGTNPEQLFAAGYSACFLGALKFVAGQQKVKIPEDTTVSAKVGIGPREDGTGFGIEVALTVDIPGLDRETAEKLAAAAHIVCPYSHAMRTSTEVPVTVA; translated from the coding sequence ATGCCTATTCTCTATACGACCAAAGCCTCTGCCACCGGCGGCCGCGCAGGCCGCGCCGTTTCCGAAAACGGCGTTCTGGACGTGACGCTGACCGTTCCCAAGGAACTCGGCGGCGACGGCGCGACCGGCACCAATCCCGAACAGCTCTTTGCCGCCGGCTACTCCGCCTGCTTCCTCGGTGCCCTGAAATTTGTCGCAGGCCAGCAGAAGGTCAAGATTCCGGAGGACACGACGGTCTCCGCCAAGGTCGGCATCGGCCCGCGCGAAGATGGCACCGGCTTCGGCATCGAAGTGGCGCTGACGGTCGACATCCCCGGTCTCGACCGTGAGACCGCCGAAAAGCTTGCTGCCGCCGCCCACATCGTCTGCCCCTACAGCCACGCCATGCGCACCTCGACCGAAGTTCCGGTCACGGTCGCCTGA
- a CDS encoding cisplatin damage response ATP-dependent DNA ligase: MKAFADLLDRLVLTPGRNGKLKLLTDYFRDTPDPDRGYGLAAIAGTLEVRNVKPAMLRELVLERMDEVLFRYSYDYVGDLAETISLVWDNERDIDRSALAQPHLGEVVTGMNALGRTEVRGYVRDLLDRLDASGRFAFIKLATGAMRIGVSARLAKQALADLGHKDVTEIETLWHGLQPPYEALFEWLAGGGEKPVLATPAIFHSVMLANAVEEGDLAGLDVADYAAEWKWDGIRVQLSRSGDRRKIYSRSGDDISGAFPDVLDAISFSGVVDGELLVGGTARSNSPTRTFSDLQQRLNRKTVTPKMLADYPAFIRSYDLLFDGEEDVRGRAYVDRRDRLAEIIDRTPHDRFDLSPLVPFSSWDELDALRAAPPDPVIEGVMIKRRDSVYQAGRMKGPWFKWKRNPYNVDAVLMYAQRGHGKRSSYYSDFTFGVWADDEDGEQLVPVGKAYFGFTDAELEVLDKFVRNNTTERFGPVRAVRADKDFGFVVEVAFEGINRSTRHKSGVAMRFPRIARLRPDKPSYEADRLRTLIAMIDAKPAPIDPRR; this comes from the coding sequence ATGAAAGCCTTCGCCGACCTCCTCGATCGCCTGGTGCTGACCCCCGGGCGCAACGGCAAGCTGAAGCTGCTGACCGATTATTTCCGCGATACGCCGGATCCCGACCGTGGCTACGGCCTTGCCGCCATCGCCGGCACGCTGGAGGTGCGCAACGTCAAGCCCGCCATGCTGCGCGAACTGGTGCTGGAGCGCATGGATGAGGTGCTGTTCCGCTATTCCTACGATTATGTCGGCGATCTTGCCGAAACCATCTCGCTGGTCTGGGACAATGAGCGGGATATCGACCGCTCGGCCCTGGCCCAGCCGCATCTCGGCGAGGTCGTCACCGGCATGAATGCGCTCGGCCGCACCGAGGTGCGCGGCTACGTCCGCGACCTGCTCGACCGGCTGGACGCTTCCGGCCGGTTCGCCTTCATCAAGCTGGCGACCGGCGCCATGCGCATCGGCGTTTCCGCCCGCCTCGCCAAACAGGCGCTGGCCGATCTCGGTCACAAGGACGTCACCGAGATCGAGACCCTCTGGCACGGGTTGCAGCCGCCCTATGAGGCGCTGTTCGAATGGCTGGCCGGCGGCGGCGAGAAACCGGTGCTCGCAACACCGGCGATCTTCCATTCCGTCATGCTCGCCAATGCGGTGGAGGAAGGGGATCTTGCCGGTCTCGATGTCGCCGATTACGCCGCCGAATGGAAATGGGACGGCATCCGCGTCCAGCTCTCCCGCTCCGGCGACAGGCGCAAGATCTATTCCCGCTCCGGTGACGATATTTCGGGCGCCTTTCCCGATGTCCTCGATGCGATCAGTTTTTCCGGCGTTGTCGACGGCGAGCTGCTGGTCGGCGGCACCGCCCGTTCCAACAGCCCGACCCGCACCTTCTCCGACCTGCAGCAGCGCCTGAACCGCAAGACGGTGACGCCGAAAATGCTGGCCGACTACCCCGCCTTCATCCGCAGCTATGATCTGCTGTTTGACGGCGAGGAGGATGTTCGCGGCCGCGCCTATGTCGATCGCCGCGACCGTCTCGCCGAGATCATCGACCGCACGCCGCATGATCGTTTCGATCTCTCGCCGCTCGTGCCATTTTCGTCCTGGGACGAACTCGACGCTTTGCGCGCCGCCCCGCCGGATCCCGTCATCGAGGGCGTGATGATCAAGCGCCGCGACAGCGTTTATCAGGCCGGCCGCATGAAGGGCCCCTGGTTCAAGTGGAAGCGAAACCCCTATAATGTCGATGCGGTGCTGATGTATGCCCAGCGCGGCCACGGCAAGCGCTCCAGCTACTATTCCGATTTCACCTTCGGCGTCTGGGCCGATGACGAGGACGGCGAACAGCTGGTACCTGTGGGAAAGGCCTATTTCGGTTTCACCGATGCCGAACTCGAAGTGCTCGACAAGTTCGTGCGCAACAATACCACCGAGCGTTTCGGTCCCGTCAGGGCCGTGCGCGCCGACAAGGATTTCGGCTTCGTCGTCGAAGTGGCCTTCGAAGGCATCAACCGCTCGACCCGGCATAAATCGGGTGTCGCCATGCGTTTCCCCCGCATTGCCCGCCTTCGCCCCGACAAACCCTCCTACGAGGCCGACCGGCTGCGCACGCTGATCGCCATGATCGACGCCAAGCCCGCGCCTATCGATCCCAGGCGATGA
- a CDS encoding thioredoxin family protein, whose amino-acid sequence MQNEVVSREQWLEARRALLLKEKEATKLRDSINAARLALPWVKVDKDYVFDTPEGKKSLADLFDGRSQLLIYHFMLGPDWDAGCPGCSFLSDHVDGALPHLNHHDVTWVAVSRAPLDRIAAYKSRMGWKFPWVSSFGSDFNFDYHVSFSPEDLAKDKVFYNFTPMQPADANDELPGLSAFYRNDKGEVFHTYSSYARGPEELIGTLMILDRAPKGRNEDSTMNFVRRHDEYEEAQKSPSCCH is encoded by the coding sequence ATGCAGAACGAAGTTGTTTCCCGCGAGCAATGGCTCGAGGCCCGCCGTGCCCTGCTCTTGAAGGAAAAGGAGGCGACGAAGCTGCGCGACAGCATCAACGCCGCGCGTCTGGCGCTGCCCTGGGTGAAGGTCGACAAGGATTATGTCTTCGATACGCCCGAGGGAAAGAAATCGCTCGCCGATCTGTTCGACGGCCGCAGCCAGCTGCTGATCTACCATTTCATGCTCGGCCCGGATTGGGATGCCGGCTGCCCTGGCTGCTCCTTCCTGTCCGATCACGTGGACGGCGCCTTGCCGCATCTCAACCATCACGATGTCACCTGGGTCGCCGTCTCACGCGCGCCGCTCGACAGGATCGCCGCCTACAAAAGCCGCATGGGCTGGAAATTCCCCTGGGTCTCGTCCTTCGGCAGCGATTTCAATTTCGATTATCACGTCTCTTTCAGCCCGGAGGATCTTGCCAAAGACAAGGTCTTTTACAATTTCACTCCCATGCAGCCGGCTGACGCCAATGACGAACTGCCGGGCCTCAGCGCTTTCTACCGCAACGACAAGGGCGAGGTCTTCCATACCTATTCGAGTTATGCCCGCGGGCCGGAGGAACTGATCGGCACCCTGATGATCCTCGACCGCGCCCCGAAAGGCCGCAATGAGGACAGCACGATGAATTTCGTGCGCCGCCATGACGAATATGAGGAGGCTCAAAAGTCGCCATCCTGCTGTCATTGA
- a CDS encoding MarR family transcriptional regulator: MVDMKAQTVKTMEIPQEEKRLEKQLCFAVYATAHAFTRAYKPILDRVGLTYPQYLVMLVLWERGELPVKTIGEQLDLDSGTLSPLLKRLEQSGLIKRLRDQRDERQVIVSLSPRGEAMKEEIDTIMTAIGQAAGCTLEEMAAMRDMLHRLRGNLGRAGTDGG, translated from the coding sequence ATGGTGGATATGAAAGCGCAAACGGTAAAGACAATGGAGATACCGCAGGAGGAGAAACGACTGGAAAAACAGTTGTGCTTCGCGGTCTACGCGACGGCGCATGCCTTCACCCGCGCCTATAAGCCGATCCTCGACAGGGTGGGCCTCACCTACCCGCAATATCTGGTGATGCTGGTGCTGTGGGAACGCGGCGAACTGCCGGTGAAGACGATCGGCGAGCAGCTCGATCTCGATTCCGGCACGCTGTCGCCGCTGCTGAAACGGCTGGAGCAGAGCGGGCTGATCAAACGCCTGCGCGACCAGCGCGACGAACGGCAGGTCATCGTGTCGCTGAGCCCGAGAGGTGAGGCGATGAAAGAGGAGATCGACACGATCATGACGGCGATCGGGCAAGCGGCCGGCTGCACGCTTGAGGAAATGGCTGCGATGCGCGACATGCTGCATCGGCTGCGGGGCAATCTCGGCCGGGCCGGCACGGATGGCGGCTGA
- the rpsU gene encoding 30S ribosomal protein S21, whose amino-acid sequence MQVLVRDNNVDQALRVLKKKMQREGLFREMKARSAFEKPSEKRAREKAEAIRRQRKLARKKLQREGLLPAPKKVLRAR is encoded by the coding sequence TTGCAGGTTCTCGTCAGGGATAACAACGTCGATCAGGCGCTCCGCGTGCTCAAGAAGAAGATGCAGCGGGAAGGCCTGTTCCGGGAAATGAAGGCGCGCAGCGCTTTCGAAAAGCCGTCCGAGAAGCGCGCCCGCGAAAAGGCCGAGGCCATTCGCCGCCAGCGCAAGCTTGCCCGCAAGAAGCTGCAGCGTGAAGGTCTGCTGCCGGCGCCGAAGAAGGTACTCCGCGCCCGCTAA
- a CDS encoding ligase-associated DNA damage response exonuclease — MRPDALLYPAPEGLYCPEGGFYVDPVRPVEQALVTHGHSDHARPGHVNVLATRQTLDIMRLRYGDGFCASEQAAVFGEELLVNGVKVSFHPAGHVLGSAQIAIEKNGTRIVVSGDYKRRPDPTCAAYVPVPCDVFITEATFGLPVFHHPDPMDETAKLLASLRQFPERTHLVGAYALGKAQRVIRLLRDAGYTEPIYIHGAMEKLCDYYVGEGIDLGELLPATIESRDKSAFKGAVVVGPSSAFADRWARRFNEPLPAFASGWMMVRQRAKQLGVELPLVISDHCDWPELTETIRELHPAEVWVTHGREEALVRWCQLQGIKAKPLHLVGYEDEAD, encoded by the coding sequence ATGAGACCTGATGCGCTGCTCTATCCCGCCCCCGAAGGGCTCTATTGTCCCGAGGGCGGCTTTTATGTCGATCCGGTGCGGCCGGTTGAGCAGGCACTCGTCACCCACGGCCATTCCGATCACGCCCGGCCGGGCCATGTGAACGTGCTCGCCACCCGCCAGACGCTCGACATCATGCGCCTGCGTTACGGCGACGGCTTCTGCGCTAGCGAGCAGGCTGCCGTCTTCGGTGAGGAGCTGCTGGTCAACGGTGTCAAGGTGAGCTTTCATCCCGCCGGCCACGTGCTCGGCTCGGCCCAGATCGCCATCGAGAAGAACGGCACCCGCATCGTCGTCTCCGGCGACTACAAGCGCCGCCCCGACCCGACCTGCGCCGCCTATGTGCCGGTGCCCTGCGACGTCTTCATCACCGAGGCGACCTTCGGCCTGCCGGTCTTCCATCACCCCGATCCGATGGATGAGACGGCCAAGCTGCTGGCCTCGCTCCGGCAATTTCCCGAGCGCACCCATCTCGTCGGCGCCTATGCGCTGGGCAAGGCCCAGCGCGTCATCCGGCTGCTGCGCGACGCCGGTTACACCGAACCGATCTATATTCACGGCGCCATGGAAAAACTCTGCGACTATTATGTCGGTGAGGGTATCGATCTCGGCGAGCTGTTGCCGGCGACGATCGAGAGCCGCGACAAATCCGCTTTCAAGGGCGCGGTCGTCGTCGGCCCGTCCTCGGCCTTCGCCGACCGCTGGGCGCGGCGCTTCAACGAGCCGCTGCCGGCCTTCGCCTCCGGCTGGATGATGGTGCGCCAGCGCGCCAAACAGCTCGGCGTCGAGCTGCCGCTTGTTATCTCAGATCATTGCGACTGGCCGGAACTGACGGAAACGATTCGTGAGCTGCACCCGGCCGAGGTCTGGGTGACCCACGGCCGCGAGGAGGCGCTGGTGCGCTGGTGCCAGCTGCAGGGCATCAAGGCCAAACCGCTGCATCTGGTGGGCTATGAGGATGAGGCGGATTGA
- a CDS encoding L,D-transpeptidase, translating to MSFDRHLSRRSFLSFSALTAASALTGCASSANTVTSGDTTIIYRSPMRLFQSPAASSVPSGAELAVMYGPVEDGGFLIPAVPYEQIDPRYYRQRVVDPTGQPPGTIVVDTPSRFLYLVQGDGMAMRYGVGIGREGFAWQGSGVIQWRQKWPRWKPPNEMVARQPELVKYSIDNGGMEPGLKNPLGARALYIFSNGEDTLYRLHGNPDWRSIGKAVSSGCVRLMNQDIIDLYDRVPTKAPIVVLQ from the coding sequence ATGAGCTTCGATAGACATCTTTCCCGCCGCAGCTTTCTTTCCTTTTCGGCGTTGACCGCAGCCTCAGCGCTTACCGGCTGCGCCTCCTCGGCCAATACGGTCACATCGGGCGATACGACGATCATCTACCGTTCGCCGATGCGCCTGTTTCAATCCCCGGCTGCATCGAGCGTGCCGAGCGGGGCCGAGCTTGCCGTCATGTACGGCCCGGTCGAGGATGGCGGCTTCCTCATTCCCGCCGTGCCCTACGAGCAGATCGACCCGCGCTATTATCGCCAGCGCGTCGTCGACCCCACCGGCCAGCCGCCCGGCACCATTGTCGTCGATACGCCGTCGCGCTTCCTCTATCTCGTCCAGGGCGATGGCATGGCGATGCGCTACGGCGTCGGCATCGGCCGGGAAGGTTTCGCCTGGCAGGGATCGGGCGTCATCCAGTGGCGGCAGAAATGGCCGCGCTGGAAGCCGCCGAACGAGATGGTCGCCCGCCAGCCGGAACTGGTCAAATATTCGATCGACAACGGCGGCATGGAGCCGGGCCTGAAAAACCCGCTCGGCGCCCGCGCGCTCTATATCTTCTCGAATGGAGAAGACACGCTCTACCGCCTGCACGGCAATCCCGACTGGCGCTCGATCGGCAAGGCCGTCTCCTCTGGTTGCGTCAGGCTGATGAACCAGGACATCATCGATCTCTACGACCGCGTGCCGACAAAGGCACCGATCGTCGTCTTGCAGTGA
- a CDS encoding L,D-transpeptidase, giving the protein MNFLRRVSPLAGLVIAVAPLAGCNILIPDVAADSPARFVQETSPVFYQPPGVDPRRVRPIPDQPVPQTRELYKTQFHQTYGLPVSNPVHMAMYGELRDQDFTLPAIPISRVQPQFLRQEVDYQTTERPGTVIVDTKAHFLYFVEAGGKAMRYGVGLGREGYAWSGRGVIQWKQKWPRWTPPVEMVSRQPDVRAFSAENGGMNPGLQNPLGARAMYIFKDGQDTLYRIHGTPDWQSIGKATSSGCVRMLNQDVVDLYDRLPAKAEIVVM; this is encoded by the coding sequence ATGAATTTTCTGCGCCGGGTCTCCCCGCTTGCCGGGCTCGTGATTGCGGTTGCGCCGCTCGCCGGCTGCAACATCCTCATTCCCGATGTCGCCGCCGATTCGCCCGCCCGCTTCGTCCAGGAAACCTCGCCGGTCTTCTATCAGCCGCCCGGCGTCGATCCGCGCCGGGTGCGGCCGATCCCCGATCAGCCGGTGCCGCAGACGCGCGAACTCTACAAGACCCAGTTCCATCAGACCTACGGCCTGCCGGTCAGCAATCCGGTGCATATGGCAATGTATGGCGAGTTGCGCGATCAGGATTTCACCCTGCCGGCGATCCCGATCAGCCGGGTGCAGCCGCAGTTCCTGCGCCAGGAGGTCGATTACCAGACGACCGAACGTCCGGGCACCGTGATCGTCGATACCAAGGCGCATTTCCTCTATTTCGTCGAGGCAGGCGGCAAGGCGATGCGTTACGGCGTCGGTCTCGGCCGCGAGGGCTACGCCTGGTCGGGCCGCGGCGTCATCCAGTGGAAGCAGAAATGGCCGCGCTGGACGCCGCCGGTCGAAATGGTCTCGCGCCAGCCCGATGTCCGTGCCTTTTCGGCCGAAAACGGTGGCATGAATCCTGGGCTCCAGAACCCGCTCGGCGCCCGCGCCATGTATATCTTCAAGGACGGGCAGGATACGCTCTATCGCATCCACGGCACGCCCGACTGGCAGTCGATCGGCAAGGCCACCTCGTCAGGCTGCGTGCGCATGCTGAACCAGGATGTCGTCGATCTCTACGATCGCCTTCCCGCCAAGGCCGAGATCGTTGTGATGTAG